The following proteins come from a genomic window of Ailuropoda melanoleuca isolate Jingjing chromosome 2, ASM200744v2, whole genome shotgun sequence:
- the LOC100478083 gene encoding olfactory receptor 12, translating into MPPHRNGNLSMVYFQDFVLEGFEGGLETQALLFAVFLALYMVTVLGNVTMIMVITLDAHLHSPMYFFLKNLSFLDLCYSSVIAPNALANFFSPSKVITFAGCATQLFFFSLLVTTEGLLLGVMAYDRFMAICSPLRYPITMCHSACIRLVLGTYCGGCLNSVVQTSFTFHLPFCSSNRINHFFCDVPPLLQLACGNTAINELLLFGICGLIIVGVTFVVLVSYGYITVTILRMHSGAGRRKVFSTCGSHMAAVTLFVGTVFVMYAQPGAIESMEQGKVVSVFYTLVIPMLNPLIYSLRNKDVKKALWRLGQKHTAK; encoded by the coding sequence ATGCCACCCCACAGAAATGGAAACCTCTCCATGGTCTACTTTCAAGATTTTGTGCTGGAGGGATTTGAGGGTGGCCTGGAGACCCAGGCCCTGCTCTTTGCTGTGTTCCTGGCCCTGTACATGGTGACTGTGCTGGGGAACGTCACCATGATCATGGTTATCACCCTGGATGCCCACCTGCACTCCccaatgtacttcttcctcaAGAACCTCTCCTTCCTGGATCTGTGCTACTCATCTGTCATAGCCCCTAATGCCCTGGCCAACTTTTTCTCCCCATCCAAGGTCATTACCTTTGcaggctgtgccacccagttattctttttctccctgctgGTCACCACTGAAGGGCTCCTCCTGGGtgtcatggcctatgaccgcttcaTGGCCATCTGCAGCCCCTTGCGCTACCCCATCACCATGTGCCACTCTGCCTGCATTCGCCTGGTTCTGGGCACCTACTGTGGAGGCTGCCTCAACTCTGTTGTGCAGACGAGCTTCACATTCCACCTCCCATTCTGCAGCTCCAACCGCATCAACCATTTCTTCTGCGATGTTCCCCCCCTGCTCCAGCTTGCCTGTGGCAACACAGCCATCAATGAACTTCTCTTGTTTGGCATCTGTGGGCTCATCATTGTGGGTGTGACATTTGTGGTCCTTGTCTCCTATGGCTACATCACAGTGACCATCCTGAGGATGCACTCAGGAGCTGGGAGACGCAAGGTCTTCTCCACCTGTGGCTCCCACATGGCTGCAGTGACTCTCTTTGTGGGGACTGTCTTTGTCATGTATGCCCAGCCAGGAGCAATTGAGTCCATGGAGCAGGGCAAGGTGGTCTCTGTCTTCTACACGCTGGTCATCCCAATGCTCAATCCCCTCATCTACAGTCTGCGAAACAAGGATGTGAAGAAGGCCCTGTGGAGGCTGGGCCAGAAACACACAGCCAAGTGA